A genomic window from Salvia miltiorrhiza cultivar Shanhuang (shh) chromosome 5, IMPLAD_Smil_shh, whole genome shotgun sequence includes:
- the LOC130986702 gene encoding glutaredoxin-C3-like isoform X2: MNASSKSLLPHFPSSTRLATHSHFYKGVNFLPRRVILQLSCSCERQLKRESGNDAVASEMMSAAGLQRRSALIAAVACMLVIGNAPQKTLASNSPSAFVESVIYSNKIAIFSKSYCPYSLRAKRVFTELEEQPYVVELDLRDDGYKIQDVLLELVGRRTVPQVFVNGKHIGGSDDLQASVESGQLQNLLSKA; encoded by the exons ATGAACGCTTCCTCAAAATCTCTTCTGCCCCACTTCCCTTCTTCAACGCGGCTCGCTACGCACTCCCATTTCTACAAAG GTGTGAATTTTCTGCCGAGAAGGGTTATTCTGCAACTTAGCTGTAGCTGCGAGCGCCAGCTGAAAAGGGAGAGCGGAAACGACGCCGTTGCGAGCGAGATGATGTCGGCAGCTGGTTTGCAGCGGCGATCAGCTCTGATTGCAGCTGTGGCTTGTATGCTGGTGATCGGAAATGCGCCGCAAAAAACCCTAGCTTCCAATTCGCCGTCGGCTTTTGTCGAAAGTGTTATCTACTCTAATAAGATTGCCATTTTCTCCAAATCATATTGCCC ATATTCCTTGAGAGCCAAGCGCGTATTTACTGAACTTGAGGAGCAGCCCTATGTGGTGGAGCTTGATCTTCGGG ATGATGGATATAAGATTCAGGACGTTCTCCTGGAACTGGTCGGGCGGCGAACTGTCCCACAAGTGTTTGTAAATGGGAAACATATAGGCGGTTCTGATG ATCTGCAAGCTAGTGTTGAAAGTGGTCAACTGCAGAATCTTCTCAGTAAAGCTTGA
- the LOC130986702 gene encoding monothiol glutaredoxin-S6-like isoform X1 has protein sequence MNASSKSLLPHFPSSTRLATHSHFYKGVNFLPRRVILQLSCSCERQLKRESGNDAVASEMMSAAGLQRRSALIAAVACMLVIGNAPQKTLASNSPSAFVESVIYSNKIAIFSKSYCPYSLRAKRVFTELEEQPYVVELDLRDDGYKIQDVLLELVGRRTVPQVFVNGKHIGGSDGRSWFVSLRLYIYLNSNIYFNLKESHAI, from the exons ATGAACGCTTCCTCAAAATCTCTTCTGCCCCACTTCCCTTCTTCAACGCGGCTCGCTACGCACTCCCATTTCTACAAAG GTGTGAATTTTCTGCCGAGAAGGGTTATTCTGCAACTTAGCTGTAGCTGCGAGCGCCAGCTGAAAAGGGAGAGCGGAAACGACGCCGTTGCGAGCGAGATGATGTCGGCAGCTGGTTTGCAGCGGCGATCAGCTCTGATTGCAGCTGTGGCTTGTATGCTGGTGATCGGAAATGCGCCGCAAAAAACCCTAGCTTCCAATTCGCCGTCGGCTTTTGTCGAAAGTGTTATCTACTCTAATAAGATTGCCATTTTCTCCAAATCATATTGCCC ATATTCCTTGAGAGCCAAGCGCGTATTTACTGAACTTGAGGAGCAGCCCTATGTGGTGGAGCTTGATCTTCGGG ATGATGGATATAAGATTCAGGACGTTCTCCTGGAACTGGTCGGGCGGCGAACTGTCCCACAAGTGTTTGTAAATGGGAAACATATAGGCGGTTCTGATGGTAGGTCTTGGTTTGTCTCTCTCCGTTTgtatatatatctcaatagtAACATTTACTTTAACTTGAAAGAATCTCATGCAATATGA